In Myxococcus stipitatus, the DNA window GCCTACAACCTGGAGTACCGCCTGGGCGGCGGCGGCGCCCCCGAGTGGGCGAGGGACAGGCTGCTGTCCACCTATCAGGGCTCCGTCAACGACAACGTGATGAAGCTCGTCAACTTCAAGCAGATCGTCGACCAGCTCGAGGGCCGCAAGCTCGTCATGCTCGGCGGCGCCTCCTTCGCCGAGGCCGTCTACCCGCACGTCGGCTTCCGCCCCGTGCTCGACCTGCAGCTGCTCATGCGCCGCATGGACGTGGAGGGCTTCGCCGGCTACCTCTCCAACCACGAGTTCAAGCCCGAGGCGGACACCGCCCACAGTGGCGCCGCGAAGGTCGTCTCCGACGGCCGCACCGCCATCTACCTCTACTCGGACATCCTCGGCCCCCAGCGCCGCGAGCAGACCGCCGGCATCCTCGAACGGGCGAAGCCCATGAAGGTCTACGGCCCCTCCATGTACCGGGCCGACCTGGAGGACTCGGTCCTGCTCGTGTGCCTCGAGCACGCGCGTCAGGGGTATGACGTACCCTGGCTGTCCTTCATCGACCTTCGCGAGCTCGT includes these proteins:
- a CDS encoding nucleotidyltransferase family protein; protein product: MSLSLLDTFRVLASFDPPRGALKGAPWEAYVDWAVAQGLAPLAAYNLEYRLGGGGAPEWARDRLLSTYQGSVNDNVMKLVNFKQIVDQLEGRKLVMLGGASFAEAVYPHVGFRPVLDLQLLMRRMDVEGFAGYLSNHEFKPEADTAHSGAAKVVSDGRTAIYLYSDILGPQRREQTAGILERAKPMKVYGPSMYRADLEDSVLLVCLEHARQGYDVPWLSFIDLRELVTGAKWMGGIYSRPLDVPALLARAAEWRLERALYTSLSIVARLFPEAAPDATAALPPLRRATRELLDRTVVGPVGTPGRTSALKGLERVRRLLTGQ